ACCCCGATCAAGGCATCCTGGCAGAAACCTTCAGATCACTCAACAACTGCAGAATCAGGAGGCGAGAACGTTTAAAATGTTGTGTGTAACTGTTATATGTTTGGATGGTAGGTCACTTATCGTCCAACAAAGGGGGCTTCCGTAGTATTTTCTCAGTGATCCGAATCCCTTTGGCTGAATTTGAGGATAaccaattaaaggagcagttagaTAAATCTGAATGGAACACAAAAATGTGTGGTTTGATCGACTCAGGGGTAACTTGGCTGGCGCCATGGATGGTCCGCTCTAACATGATATATCGGTATGGAAATCTTCCATGGGTCCCATTGCTAGGCCCATGGGGAGGGATAGCATATGCCCCTTTGATGGTCAGAAGGCAATTGGGGGCATCTCAGTTTGTGCCTATGACTCACGGATTGGCTGACTCAGATTTCGCATATGAAACAGGAGACACTCAAAACCAGATTAGAAAATTTAGGGTGGCATGGAAACATGTGAACCTAATAGACCTGAATGATGGAATTGCCACAGTCCAAGGAAGTTATGAAGCATGGCGAGAAAACCGGGTAAACCCCCAACTCAAAAGAATCCCAGAAATCGTTATTGAGCATATTAAATCACCAAGCGCATGCATGCAATTGAAGCCACAAGGGGATCCATGCCCAGTAGAAAAGGGAGATGCAAGAGCAGAAGTAAAGAATCAGCAAAAGGAGGCACTAACCTCTATCTATCGCAAGGAAATCAAGCGACAGAGGATCCGGTATATACAATCGGAAGAAGAGGTCGTGGCTCTAAGAAAGGAAAGATGAAGGCTTCAAGCGGCACTTGAACGGAAATGTCAAATGTTAGAAGATGCCTATACCGAAAGTAAAAAGAAATCACTCTACATACAAGAGTTGGAGAGGCAGGGGGATGAGCAGAGAAGCAAGTATAATCAAGTACTGGAAAAGATGGAGCCGTGCATAACGAAAGCGGGCTACTGGGAGGCCAAGTTTCGGGCTTTGCATAAAAAGACGACACAGCAAAATGCAGAGATTGTGCAATCATGAGCAGATTTTGATATTTGGTTGAACTTGTTATTGTATGAAAGGATTCTATTAACGAAAAGCAGATTTTATTTTCTGCAATGATGATGATCTCTTCCATGAACCTTGATTGGAGTACATTAGATTGCATACATATGTTTCATATTTGTGAAACTTACACATGTCTTGAAAAGACCattgcatttcatgcattcatacctatgcattcacgattctaaaaagggaaagttttggtttgcagtgcctagccacagaatttgTCTGAGCAaacaacattgagactgtcacgcatcaatacaataccaggagaagggtaAAAGAAATGAGTGagcaattggaaggtagagtcctaggcatagagcaaggacaagaagaattgaatgaaaaaatgagcaagatcCTGGAATTGttaatgaacaaaggaaaagcagtgCAGAATGATCCAGAGACAGATatggaccctactcatcctccagggtttaccCCAGTGCGTGGACAAACGTCAACTCCACTACCTGGCGTCATGGAGGGTTCAATGCCAAGTATACCCCCATTCATCCCCAATAtaccagcacaggggtttccagtagtGGGGACTCCCCCATTAGTAGCTTCTGATCTGGGGATGAACAGATCTAAAATTGAACGTCGATACGACGTACTAGAGGAACGTCTGAAAGCTGTTGAGGGATCCAATACATTCgactctgtagatcccaatgaTCTGTGTCTCGTGCCAAAGGTTACCCTGCCACCGAAATTCAAAGtaccagattttgaaaaatttaatggaactaattgtcctcgaactcacctgcgcctgtattgccaaaaaatggctgcacattccgataatgagagactaatgatgcattgctttcaagatagcttgacaGGGGCAGCTATCAGGTGGTATATTCAACAAGATCGGGCTCGGATCCGCACCTGGAAAGATTTGGCTAATTCTTTCATAGCTCAATACCGCCATGTTATAGAAATGGCACCCGATCGTATGACCTTGCAGAGTATGCAAATGAAGCccaccgaaacatttagagaatatgcatacAGGTGGAGGGACATGTCTGTCCAAGTCAATCCTCCGGTGGAAGACAGGGAGGCTATTTCCCTATTTGTGAATACCttgaaagatccttacttcgGGCATCTCTTAggagcaaccccccatgacttcatggacattgtttctacCAGAGAGAGGATTGAGACAGCCATCAAAGTCGGGAGAACTAAAAGTATTATTACAGAGACTGGTCTAGGCAAGAAGTGGACAagcaagaagaaggaagaagaggttCAGATGGTTCAAAGACAACAATATCAAAGAGAGCATGTCCCAGGGGCTAGGAGGAATTTTGTTTTCGAACCCTCTGTCAATCAGACAGTTCATACAGGAGGTAGACCCCAAATTGTTCCTTCTGGGACCATGCCCACCCAACCGAATGTGCGAACTCATGATAGAGGCATCCAGAGAAATACGAGAAGGATAGATCCTATTCCAATGACATACTCAgaattattcccacaattgatggaAAGGAACTTAGTTTCAGTCATTCCTGGAATGGTCATTACGGCACCTTTTCCGCAATGGTATGACCCCGAAGCCAAGTGTGCATATCACACTAACACTCCCGGGCACACTATTGAACGGtgttgggcattcaaaaataaggttcaaacaCTAAGAGAAGCTGGATGGCTAGAATTTGATGATAAACAACCAGGAATTCAAGGAAACCCTTTGCCTAATCATGGGGGTAACAATGTCGGCATGATAGAAGAAGGGACGAATGAGGTGGATTTTGAACAAATGTCTTTAGATTGGGTGTTCAATGAACTTATTGTGGCAGGTCGAATAGGGCAGGAGGCCGTTTGACCCACTAATGCACTTTGTTTATGTCAGAGTAAAGAAGGAAGATCTGTGAAATAGTGTGTAACTTTTAGAATGTTCTTGCAAAAGATGGTGGATGACAAGTTTATAAAGATCGGTTGCACCAACAAAAGTGGAGAGATTGTAGTCGTTGGGGAAAACAGGCCAGTATATCATCAGTGCACTAATCAACCATTCATACCTACCACGAACAAGGCTCCTCCCACACAGGAAGCGCCAGCTCGCTTGGTGATCTTTACTCCGAGGCCATTCCCATACAAGAGTAACCAAGCAGTACCTTGGAAATATGAATGTGAAGCGTATGTCGAAGGAAGCACCAGCAATATAGCGGGGGTAAAAGGGATAACTCGAAGTGGTAGGGTGTATATGCCAGATTCTTCTAAAACAAATCAACAGAATGCAGGGGAACCAGACAAGGCAGTGAAAAGTCCAATATCCAATGGAGAGGCCGAAGAATTCCTAAAGATAATAAAGCATAGCGAGTACAACATTGTGGACCAACTAAAGAAAATACCGGCTCACATATCTGTTTTGTCACTTCTACTAAATTCAGAGACCCATCGGGAGGCGTTACTTAAAGTTCTCAATCAAGCCTACATTCCCCAAGATATCAGCGTTGATAAATTCAATCATGTGATCGGAAGTCTGGTAGCCTCCAACTACATCACTTTTACGGATGAAGAAATTCCGCCAGAAGGCCAGGGGCACAACAAGGCATTGCATATATCCACCAAATGTAAGGATCATATGATGTCTCGAGTCTTGATAGATAATGGGTCATCCCTCAATGTTATGCCAATGACTACACTGCAGAGGTTACCCATTGATCCTTCTTATGTGACACCAAACAATTTGGTGGTGCGTGCCTTCGATGGAACACGAAGAGAGTCAGTAGGGTCGCTTGACATCCCTATTCAGATTGGACCCGTAACCTTCAATATCACTTTTCAAGTCATGGATATTACACCTTCATACAGTTGTCTCTTGGGAAGGCCTTGGATACATAATACTGGGGCAGTTCAATCCTCTTTGCATCAACGAGTGAAATTTGTAGTAGGGGATAAATTGGTATGTGTTTATGGAGAAACCGATATAATGGTTACTAAATCTTCTTCCACTCCCTATGTGGAAGCAGCTGAAGAAGCCCATGAAGATTCATTCCGAGCATTTGAGATCATCAACGTCATTACTGTAATGGAGGGATCTTTTATCCCTCAACCTCGGATCTCTTCTTCCACACGTATGGTGGCTGCAGAAATGATTAAATCAGGGTTTTGCCCGGGAAAAGGGTTGGGGAAGTATCTTCAGGGCATCGCAATGCCATTGTTACCAGAAGGCATGAATGAGAGATACGGCATCAGATATACTCCTACTTTAGCTGACCATAAGAAGAAGACGGAAGAGAAAAGAATACTCCGGATCGAGAGGCGCACAGGAAGAGTAAGTACCAAATGGGGGGTAGAAGTCCCGCCAATGAATCAGACCTTTCGAAAGGGCAATCAAGTCACTCTTGAGGAAGAAATGAAACAGATGAGCATATTGGCCTTGGAATCAGGGGACCACATGAATGACTCAAGTAGATGGATCTACCCACTGACTACAGGAGCAGAAATTCAGAACTGGACATCTTTTGATTACCCAATTCACTTCATGTAATAGCTTTTgctcattttgctttctttttgtaatccgtggacattATTGCCTCGGACCGTTTGTCTTTTTAATCAATAAAACCAGTATGCATTTCTTTCGCATTTATTGCATCATGGGGTCATTTGTCAAAGAATTGTTTACCTTTGTTTTATGCAGGGATAGGGAAAATAATCATACCAGTATTCAGGAGCCAGAAATTGatattaactttgaaaacttattCCTAGAAGCTGAAATAGAAGAGGAGACTGACTTATCACCTGAAATGCAAAGAATgttgaaatcagatgaaaaacCAACTTTAACCAGTAGTGACCCCACGGTCACAGTAAATTTGGGGACTAATGAGGAACCAAAAGAAGTAATAATCGGGGCACTGTTGGGAGGAAAAGAAAGATGCGAAATGATAAACCTTCTGAAGGAATACCAAGATGTTTTCGCATGGTCATATCAGGACATGCCGGGTTTGGATACAGACTTAGTAACACATAAAATACCCATTTACCCAGATAGCAAACCGGTAAAACGGAAACTGAGGAGAATGCGCCCAGATATgttgatcaaaataaaagaagaggtacagaagcagtttgaggctggttttttagaagtagccaaatatccagagtggatggccaatgtagttccaataatgaagaaaaatggaaaagtgagagtctgtgttgactatcgagacttgaataaagctatccctaaagataatttcccacttcCACACATAGATGTGCTGGTAG
The Malania oleifera isolate guangnan ecotype guangnan chromosome 13, ASM2987363v1, whole genome shotgun sequence DNA segment above includes these coding regions:
- the LOC131145908 gene encoding uncharacterized protein LOC131145908, with amino-acid sequence MENTMTYHEIESTVQQYSESQQNKWGDSLTLKSIIELPARTFINIRSNPLDELKVIWKEWTPARRLKFSQTYGHIGFLLHVSVNIPAIKALVEFWNPPYRCFTMNGIDLTPTIEEYISLLHLVKLQTPYKPYVHDASVSFVKEMYDAIGVKIQKTFSKGGAEVRKISLKQLKEIIEKEEKEEVQIHIMALAIYGLIIFPKELNMIDQATVSFVAQVQNGINPDQGILAETFRSLNNCRIRRRERHLSSNKGGFRSIFSVIRIPLAEFEDNQLKEQLDKSEWNTKMCGLIDSGVTWLAPWMVRSNMIYRYGNLPWVPLLGPWGGIAYAPLMVRRQLGASQFVPMTHGLADSDFAYETGDTQNQIRKFRVAWKHVNLIDLNDGIATVQGSYEAWRENRVNPQLKRIPEIVIEHIKSPSACMQLKPQGDPCPVEKGDARAEVKNQQKEALTSIYRKEIKRQRIRYIQSEEEVVALRKER